GTGCATTGAATAATCTTATCAGATGGCAAAACACACAATCACATCCGGGTTTGACCACACTACAGTTTGCCCCAATCAGTTTTGATGTTTCCTTTCAGGAGATCTTTTCCACCTTATCATCCGGTGGCACACTTGTATTGGCCGATGAAGAAGCTCGCACCAACCCTGAAAAGCTTGCTGAAATCATCACAAACCATAAAGTTGAGCGTCTGTTTCTGCCTTTTATCGCTCTGCAATTGTTTTCTTCGTATTGTGTTCAGGCAGAAAAGGACTTCCCGTTTTTAAAAGAAGTTATTACCTCTGGTGAAAAGTTAATTATTACCAGTCAGATCAGGTCATTTTTCAAAAAGAATAAATGCCTTTTGGTCAATCAGTATGGCCCGACTGAGAGCCATGTGGTTACAGCTTATAAATTATTGCCGGAAGATGTTGCCATCTGGCCGGAGTTTCCCCCGATAGGTTCTGCAATTGATAACTGTAAAATATTGATTATGAAGGAGGGGGATGAAATGGCTGCAACCAATGAAGCAGGGGAAATCTACATCGGAGGAAAATGTCTGGCAAATGGCTACATCCATCAGCCTGAGCTGACAGTTGAAAGGTTTGTCATGTTTGATAATGAGAGATTCTACAAGTCAGGTGATGTGGGAAAGATGAATGAAAAAGGAGAGATAGAATTTTTAGGGAGGAAAGATGAACAGGTTAAAATTCGCGGTTACCGGATTGAGCCGGCTGAAATTGAAATCCAACTGGCTGAAGCAGAGGGCGTAAAAGAGGCTGCCGTCAAGCCTTTCATTTCCCCTTCGGGAGTGCAAATGCTGGCAGCCTTCATAGTCGGAACTCCTGACATTGATCTGCTTAAAATAAAAGCAAAACTGTCTGAAAAACTGCCTGAATACATGATCCCTGCTGTGATGGTGCAGGTCGAAACACTTCCCAGAACACCTTCCGGTAAAATCGATAAAAAAAGTCTGGAGGTCCCGGTAAATAAACGGACATTGCTAAAAACTGAATATACAGCGCCAAAAACAGAGACAGAACGTCAACTGGCAGAGCTCTGGAAAACCCTGTTAATGTTGGATGATATTGGAATTCATGATAATGTATTCGATTTAGGTGCCAATTCACTTGTATGTATTCAGTTTTCATCACTGTTTGAAGAAATGCACGGTAAAAAACTTCCTGTGGTTAAATTGTATCAATATCCTGCCATTTCAGGACAGGCAGCGTTTATTGATAATAAAAGACAAAATGAAATTATATCAGAATCGGAAGATGACAAGAAAGAAAAAACTTTTACAGGTGACATTGCAGTAATTGGAATGTCTCTTCGGGTACCGGGCGCCTCAACCCTTGAGCAATTCTGGAAAAACCTGCTGGAAGGAAGGGAAAGTATCAGCTATTTCAATGATGATCAATTAGATCCTTCTATTCCTGAACACCTCAGGAAGCATCCTGATTATGTAAAGGCAAGGGGTATCATTGATGATGCACAAAGCTTTGATTATGAATTTTTTGGGATAAATGAAATGTTGGCACGGCTGATGGACCCCCAGCAGCGTAAATTTCTGGAAGTTGCATGGGAATGCATCGAAAATGCAGGCCTGAACATTGATGATATTAAAAAGACTACTGCTGTTTTTGCCGGATGTGGAAACAATACATATTTTCTCAATAATGTTTTACCTCATTCAGAATTGATAGAGAAAGCCGGAGATTTTCAGGTGATGACTTTGAATGAAAAAGACTACATTGCCACAAAAACGGCCTTTATTCTGGATTTAAAAGGGGTAGCTGTAAGTGTTTATACCGCTTGTTCTACATCTTTAACAGCCATAGTACAGGCCTGCGAAAGCCTTCGGGCAGGAAGATGCCGGTATGCCCTGGCTGGAGGAAGCTCCATTACTTCTCCTGTCAACAGTGGCTACCTGTACAATGAAGGAAGTATGCTCTCAAAAGATGGAAAATGCAGGCCATTTGATGAAGAAGCCTCAGGAACTCCCTTTTCGGATGGGGTCGGGGTGGTCTTGCTCAAACGTCTCGATGATGCACTGAAAGACAAAGATCATATTTATGCAGTAATAAAAGGGACAGGCATCAACAACGATGGAGGAGGAAAATCAAGTTTTACGGCTCCTTCGGTTGAAGGTCAGGCTGGCGCCATCTCCATGGCTTTGAAAGATGCCGGTATTGATGCCGATACGGTTTCTTACATTGAAGCCCATGGCACGGCAACCCCTATCGGAGATCCGATAGAGATGGAGGCTCTGAACATGGTTTACCCGAAAAGAAAAAATAACAAAATCAGGTATATTGGCTCTGTTAAGAGTAATTTTGGCCATCTAACACCTGCAGCTGGTGTAATAGGGCTGATTAAAACAGCTTTGGCTCTGAAATACAAACAGCTGCCTCCTTCCATCAATTTTAACAAACCCAACCCTGCTATTGATTTTGAGACACATGGATGGAAAGTGGTTGATGGTCTGACAGATTGGGAAAAAGATCCGGTTCCGAAAAGGGCAGGGGTCAGCTCTTTTGGGGTAGGCGGAACAAATGTACATGTTATTCTTGAAGAGCCACCTGAATTAACTGCTGATAATGAGCAAGTTACGTCCTTACTTTTGCTATCGGCAAAAACTGAAAGTGCATTGGATAGAAATATTCAAAGCATCAGAGAATTTATAGGGAATGCTGAAAATCCACCTGTCAGTCATATTGCATATACACTTGCTCATGGCAGAAAGCATTTTAGATTCAGACAATTTTTTGTTTATGATGTTGATTTTAAGGATGCTTTCAGTGAAAAAAACCTTTATTCTTCCAAAAACCACCTCACTGAGATACCTCAGGGACTTGTGTTCATGTTTCCCGGGCAAGGTTCCCAATATCCGGGAATGGGAAGATATCTCTATGAAAATCTGGATTATTTTAAAAATGAATTTGACAGATGCATTGAACTGGCAGAAAAATATGGATTACCGGATCTGAAGGAAGTCATCTTTGCTGACCACAGCGTTGAGGCGGCAGAAAAACTTAAAAACACCAGATATACTCAGCCGGCTTTGTTTGTTCTGGAATATTGCCTCTCCCGCCTGATCATGAATAATGGCATTTTTCCGGATGCTTTGGCAGGACATAGCATTGGTGAATTTACGGCAGCCTGTCTGGCAGGGGTTTTCAGTGTGGAAGATGCGATGAAAATGGTCATAAGCCGGGCCATGATGATGGAAAAAATGCCTTCAGGCCTGATGTTGTCTGTTAGATCAGAAGTTTCCGGCATCGAAAAATTTCTCAACGATAAAGTGAATCTGGCTGTTGTAAATACCAGTCAATCAGTTGTGTTATCAGGACCAAAAGAAGATATTTCAATGCTTGCTGAGGTGATGAAAAAAGAAGGGATTGCCTGTACAATATTGCAAACTTCTCATGCTTTTCATTCATGGATGATGGAGCCGGTTTTGGATTCATTCAGGAAGGTGGTAGAGTCAGTCAGCTTTTCAATTCCAAGAATACCAATTGTTTCAACAGTCAGTGGAACATGGCTGTCTGACTATCAGGCAGTAAATCCAGAATATTGGGTCCGGCATCTGCGCGAAACAGTCCAGTTTGCCGGAGCGATAAATACTGTTGCCAATGAAGGAATGTATTGTTTTGTTGAGATTGGTCCTCGAAATGTCCTTTCTTCCCTTGTCCGGCAGCAGTTGCGGGAACCTTCAATACCTGTATTCAGGTCACTTGGTGATGAATCCGGTAAAAATGAGTACTTCAGTTTATTGAAACTATACGGAAATCTTTGGTTAAATGGAATTACTCCTGATCTGACCAAACTTTTTCCTCATGAAAAATACAGGAAAATACCTCTGCCTCCTTATTCTTTTGAA
The genomic region above belongs to Sphingobacteriales bacterium and contains:
- a CDS encoding amino acid adenylation domain-containing protein, producing the protein MNKTDDHFLKLIDKVPGEYLAVIKTKEEITYQELRNLSNKIAIYLSDYLHFHHRLIGVKMQRDISLVATIYGIIKSGNAYLPLDSSYPEQRLAYMLETSACDVIITDNITKNIDIQGISLLTYDQIVSEVNSLRLTPEFNSDEHTPTYVIFTSGSTGHPKGVEMPFGALNNLIRWQNTQSHPGLTTLQFAPISFDVSFQEIFSTLSSGGTLVLADEEARTNPEKLAEIITNHKVERLFLPFIALQLFSSYCVQAEKDFPFLKEVITSGEKLIITSQIRSFFKKNKCLLVNQYGPTESHVVTAYKLLPEDVAIWPEFPPIGSAIDNCKILIMKEGDEMAATNEAGEIYIGGKCLANGYIHQPELTVERFVMFDNERFYKSGDVGKMNEKGEIEFLGRKDEQVKIRGYRIEPAEIEIQLAEAEGVKEAAVKPFISPSGVQMLAAFIVGTPDIDLLKIKAKLSEKLPEYMIPAVMVQVETLPRTPSGKIDKKSLEVPVNKRTLLKTEYTAPKTETERQLAELWKTLLMLDDIGIHDNVFDLGANSLVCIQFSSLFEEMHGKKLPVVKLYQYPAISGQAAFIDNKRQNEIISESEDDKKEKTFTGDIAVIGMSLRVPGASTLEQFWKNLLEGRESISYFNDDQLDPSIPEHLRKHPDYVKARGIIDDAQSFDYEFFGINEMLARLMDPQQRKFLEVAWECIENAGLNIDDIKKTTAVFAGCGNNTYFLNNVLPHSELIEKAGDFQVMTLNEKDYIATKTAFILDLKGVAVSVYTACSTSLTAIVQACESLRAGRCRYALAGGSSITSPVNSGYLYNEGSMLSKDGKCRPFDEEASGTPFSDGVGVVLLKRLDDALKDKDHIYAVIKGTGINNDGGGKSSFTAPSVEGQAGAISMALKDAGIDADTVSYIEAHGTATPIGDPIEMEALNMVYPKRKNNKIRYIGSVKSNFGHLTPAAGVIGLIKTALALKYKQLPPSINFNKPNPAIDFETHGWKVVDGLTDWEKDPVPKRAGVSSFGVGGTNVHVILEEPPELTADNEQVTSLLLLSAKTESALDRNIQSIREFIGNAENPPVSHIAYTLAHGRKHFRFRQFFVYDVDFKDAFSEKNLYSSKNHLTEIPQGLVFMFPGQGSQYPGMGRYLYENLDYFKNEFDRCIELAEKYGLPDLKEVIFADHSVEAAEKLKNTRYTQPALFVLEYCLSRLIMNNGIFPDALAGHSIGEFTAACLAGVFSVEDAMKMVISRAMMMEKMPSGLMLSVRSEVSGIEKFLNDKVNLAVVNTSQSVVLSGPKEDISMLAEVMKKEGIACTILQTSHAFHSWMMEPVLDSFRKVVESVSFSIPRIPIVSTVSGTWLSDYQAVNPEYWVRHLRETVQFAGAINTVANEGMYCFVEIGPRNVLSSLVRQQLREPSIPVFRSLGDESGKNEYFSLLKLYGNLWLNGITPDLTKLFPHEKYRKIPLPPYSFEKTYCWLEAVPFKVNKISEPDTEAVLPEIQTEDTQQPDMEDFVRNILEESSGISLKGFYRQTAFADIGLDSLFLTQIALSIQKKTGIKVTFRQLNEELGSIGGLTDYLIEKMAAVKPVVQKEGVADIKISAEKEERKPFGAIARIETKKVTAIPASIEKFLTDFIQKYNAKTRLSKEYTQKFRKYLADPRVVTGFKPHIKEIVYQVVVKRSKGCRLYDLDGNEYIDILNGFGSNFFGYAHPEVTRSIRKIARNGYEIGPQHHLAGEVAKMICDLTGNERAALCNTGSEAVLGVLRIARTVTGKNKVVMFNGSYHGINDEVIVRGGKELHSYPAAPGVPPEAVQNAIVLDYGEQQSLQTIAGMADEVAAVLVEPVQSRRPEFQPFEFLKELKKICDEKGIVLIFDEVITGFRSHPAGIQGITGIRADLVTYGKVPGGGMPIGIMSGKAEMMDALDGGFWTFGDDSKPEKGVTYFAGTFVRHPLTLAAAYSSLTYLKKGGPALQESLNKLTKRLADELNLMLKRKSIPLKINYFSSLFRPVFTEELPFTELLYPLLRFHGVHILEGFPCFLTLAHHEKDIDKIISAFDLSLDEMLKAGIFEQKASDKRFLGEPPVPGARLGKDPEGNPGWYIPDPEKPGSFLKLV